A part of Chanos chanos chromosome 9, fChaCha1.1, whole genome shotgun sequence genomic DNA contains:
- the ak1 gene encoding adenylate kinase isoenzyme 1: MADKLKDKKIIFVVGGPGSGKGTQCEKVVAKYGYTHLSSGDLLRAEVASGSERGKQLQAIMQKGELVPLDTVLDMIKDAMIAKADTSKGYLIDGYPREVKQGEEFEKKIGAPSLLLYIDAKGETMVKRLMKRGETSGRADDNEETIKKRLDLYYKATEPVIAHYESRGIVRKIDSEPPVDEVFKHVAAAIDGLK; the protein is encoded by the exons ATGGCAG ACAAACTCAAGGACAAAAAGATCATCTTTGTTGTGG GCGGACCCGGCTCCGGCAAGGGCACCCAGTGTGAGAAGGTGGTGGCCAAATATGGCTACACTCACCTGTCCTCAGGAGACCTTCTCCGTGCAGAAGTGGCCTCCGGCTCTGAGAGAGGCAAACAACTTCAGGCCATCATGCAGAAAGGAGAACTTGTCCCTCTA gACACAGTCTTGGACATGATTAAGGATGCCATGATTGCCAAGGCTGATACATCCAAAGGTTACCTCATCGATGGTTACCCCAGGGAGGTCAAACAGGGCGAGGAATTTGAGAAGAAG ATTGGTGCCCCAAGCCTGCTGCTGTACATTGACGCTAAGGGTGAGACCATGGTCAAGAGGCTGATGAAGCGTGGTGAGACTAGTGGCCGTGCTGACGACAATGAAGAAACCATCAAAAAACGACTGGACCTTTATTACAAAGCTACTGAGCCAGTCATTGCTCACTATGAGAGCCGCGGGATTGTCAGAAAG aTTGACTCTGAACCTCCTGTGGATGAGGTGTTCAAACACGTTGCTGCAGCTATTGATGGCCTGAAGTAA